A portion of the Oxynema aestuarii AP17 genome contains these proteins:
- a CDS encoding polysaccharide biosynthesis/export family protein, which produces MNSPIARLSHCLGISLLLAVPFTSAPGASQLPELSPQTEPQSQPQLPLQLRPVPPELEQPGDSPGDTLRERPPSPETLPTEVVNPDYLLGPGDQIRITVFDYEEYSTPQVVLPDGTISLPSIGSVQAADRTPSQLARELTVRLQEWLVNPVVSIDLMRLRPVRINVAGEVRRPGPVQLSSVTGLTENANTFAIELPTLSAAILKAGGVTRKADISRIVLTRYSPTGEGRSFTIDLWETLSSAEVPRETLLQDGDAVFIPEIEAGEGIDPRLVAQSSLAPETVRVRVVGQVTRPGEMQVPPNSSISSAVAIAGGPTDKADLAEVKFIRVGEDGSIEEQEIDISNLTDNYQIQEGDVIVVPKSTRGEIVEFVGDFIIPTNLLIDILRNGFF; this is translated from the coding sequence ATGAATAGTCCGATCGCCCGACTCTCCCATTGCTTGGGAATTTCCCTACTGCTCGCCGTTCCCTTCACTAGCGCCCCCGGAGCGAGTCAGCTTCCAGAATTGTCGCCACAAACAGAGCCACAGTCACAACCACAATTACCGCTACAGTTGCGCCCCGTCCCGCCAGAGCTGGAGCAACCCGGCGATTCTCCTGGGGACACACTACGCGAACGCCCGCCATCCCCGGAAACTTTACCCACGGAAGTTGTCAATCCCGATTACCTCCTCGGTCCGGGAGATCAAATCCGAATCACCGTTTTCGATTACGAAGAATACAGTACCCCCCAAGTCGTTCTCCCCGACGGTACGATCTCCCTGCCTTCGATCGGATCGGTACAAGCTGCCGATCGCACCCCGTCCCAATTAGCACGGGAATTAACCGTCCGGCTTCAAGAATGGCTCGTCAATCCCGTGGTCAGCATCGATCTCATGCGCCTGCGACCCGTCCGCATCAACGTCGCCGGAGAAGTCCGACGGCCCGGCCCGGTACAGTTGAGCAGTGTCACCGGATTGACCGAAAATGCCAATACCTTCGCCATCGAACTGCCCACCTTGAGTGCCGCCATTTTAAAAGCGGGTGGCGTCACGCGCAAAGCGGATATTAGCCGGATCGTTCTCACTCGCTACAGTCCCACCGGGGAGGGGCGTTCGTTCACGATCGACCTTTGGGAAACCCTATCGTCTGCCGAAGTACCGCGCGAGACGCTCTTACAAGACGGCGATGCTGTTTTTATTCCCGAGATCGAAGCGGGGGAAGGCATCGACCCGCGCCTCGTCGCTCAAAGTTCCCTGGCGCCGGAGACCGTGCGGGTGCGGGTGGTGGGACAGGTCACCCGTCCGGGAGAAATGCAAGTCCCGCCGAACAGTTCGATTTCGAGTGCGGTGGCGATCGCGGGCGGACCGACGGATAAAGCGGATTTGGCAGAAGTTAAATTTATCCGAGTCGGGGAAGATGGCAGTATTGAAGAGCAAGAAATCGATATTAGCAACTTAACCGATAATTATCAGATCCAAGAAGGGGATGTAATTGTCGTTCCCAAAAGTACACGCGGTGAGATTGTCGAGTTTGTCGGCGATTTTATTATTCCGACGAATTTGTTAATCGATATTTTGAGAAATGGGTTCTTTTAG
- a CDS encoding GlsB/YeaQ/YmgE family stress response membrane protein: MISLLSWIILGLIAGALAKLIYPGKQGGGFLATTGLGILGALVGGWIGKTVLGVSSAATGLSIAGIVTAVLGAIAVIFVWGLVTQQSA; the protein is encoded by the coding sequence ATGATTAGCCTTCTATCTTGGATTATTTTAGGACTCATTGCTGGAGCTTTAGCAAAACTCATTTATCCCGGCAAACAAGGCGGTGGATTTTTAGCCACTACTGGCTTGGGAATCCTCGGTGCGTTAGTTGGAGGCTGGATTGGTAAAACTGTCTTGGGGGTCAGTTCCGCCGCAACGGGATTGAGTATTGCCGGAATTGTTACCGCCGTTCTCGGCGCGATCGCCGTTATTTTCGTCTGGGGTTTAGTCACGCAACAATCTGCCTAA
- a CDS encoding tetratricopeptide repeat protein: MTESTSLSDRYLELIDRIVEMTLKGKVRSKEQVYQMLLREIDRGTGEIFERCLSDRLNRVGWQLKKETDELKQAKANRQLRALQTVEKEWERWQKENRVSAAIAAICDRLEAASPEDCLTVVLEAIDPNQAEILTLEQIREVAKTLMQKSEKIADEETRSQLQQIAAGLQSGLKSWSQIEPHLVSWIYDRGRGQLGFGGVPGQDGPWATWEKQVDSSLARDLFRHLSFDRPIADLVQGRDRVEISDFLQLVLILRDLQLGLVTWFDKMVYDSKIGAKLSIATYLTFATIWSQLGHGFQSQTTVSSTTRDRAVRACFQMTLQILRAFAGREYFPLYGGIFAAFSGDYLRGALQYLDAPLKHAEGTEEKARILTLLGYSMRTIGQYDRAIAFHRESLEIARSEGDRVCEIANLNHLSRTHVSRKEYGEAIAYSQQALVLARQGGDRLGEANALANLGFSEVFQARQREELNPDVYESAVNYLEQALQLLERLGDNFAANSALRQSQALCFSSLGIAYVTVDRHQEAIAHLERAWQSAQISGDLYLQGLTLSYLARAYYHQNDLPKTIFTGSLGMYLLEQIEAVEWRAIAGLLTVVQGQLSAEGFQETLQQLRSQFLPAIGVDGYDYIPELLQKYREFLE, translated from the coding sequence ATGACCGAATCTACTTCTCTAAGCGATCGCTATCTCGAACTGATCGATCGCATCGTCGAAATGACCCTCAAAGGTAAAGTTCGCTCGAAAGAACAAGTTTATCAAATGCTCTTGCGCGAGATCGATCGCGGAACCGGGGAAATCTTCGAGCGATGTTTGAGCGATCGCCTCAATCGCGTGGGATGGCAACTGAAAAAGGAAACGGACGAGTTAAAACAAGCGAAAGCCAATCGGCAACTGCGCGCCTTGCAGACCGTCGAAAAAGAGTGGGAACGCTGGCAAAAAGAAAATCGAGTTTCGGCGGCGATCGCCGCCATTTGCGATCGTCTCGAAGCCGCTTCCCCGGAGGATTGCCTCACCGTTGTTTTGGAGGCGATCGATCCCAATCAAGCCGAGATTTTAACCTTAGAACAAATCCGGGAAGTTGCCAAAACCTTAATGCAAAAAAGTGAAAAGATCGCCGACGAAGAGACGCGATCGCAACTGCAACAGATCGCCGCCGGACTGCAAAGCGGTTTAAAATCCTGGTCGCAAATCGAACCCCATCTCGTCAGTTGGATTTACGATCGCGGACGCGGACAACTCGGATTCGGCGGCGTTCCCGGACAAGATGGACCGTGGGCCACTTGGGAAAAACAAGTCGATAGTTCCTTGGCGCGCGATCTGTTCCGTCACCTTTCCTTCGATCGTCCGATCGCCGATCTCGTCCAAGGGCGCGATCGCGTGGAAATCTCCGATTTTTTGCAATTAGTCTTGATTTTGCGCGATTTACAACTGGGTTTAGTCACCTGGTTTGACAAAATGGTTTACGACTCCAAAATCGGCGCGAAACTGTCGATTGCCACCTATCTGACCTTTGCGACGATCTGGTCCCAACTCGGTCACGGCTTTCAGAGTCAAACGACGGTCAGTTCCACCACCCGCGATCGCGCCGTCCGCGCCTGTTTTCAAATGACCTTGCAAATTTTGCGCGCCTTCGCCGGACGGGAGTATTTCCCCCTCTACGGCGGAATTTTTGCCGCCTTTAGCGGAGATTATTTGCGCGGCGCCTTGCAATATCTAGACGCACCGCTCAAACACGCGGAAGGAACCGAGGAAAAAGCCCGGATTTTGACCCTGTTAGGCTATTCCATGCGTACCATCGGACAGTACGATCGCGCGATCGCCTTTCACCGCGAAAGCTTGGAGATCGCGCGCTCCGAAGGCGATCGTGTATGTGAGATTGCCAACCTGAATCACCTAAGTCGCACTCACGTGAGCCGCAAAGAGTACGGCGAGGCGATCGCCTACAGTCAGCAAGCATTAGTTTTAGCCCGTCAGGGGGGCGATCGTTTGGGCGAAGCCAACGCCCTCGCCAATTTAGGCTTTAGCGAGGTCTTCCAAGCGCGCCAGCGAGAAGAACTCAACCCGGACGTTTACGAAAGTGCGGTCAACTACTTGGAACAAGCCTTGCAATTGTTAGAGCGTTTGGGAGATAACTTCGCCGCCAATTCGGCCTTGCGCCAAAGTCAAGCCCTATGTTTTAGCAGTTTGGGGATTGCTTACGTGACCGTCGATCGCCATCAGGAGGCGATCGCCCATCTCGAACGAGCTTGGCAATCGGCACAAATTTCCGGCGACCTATATTTACAAGGGTTAACTTTAAGCTATTTAGCCCGCGCTTATTACCATCAAAATGACCTTCCAAAAACCATTTTTACCGGGTCGTTGGGGATGTATTTGCTAGAGCAAATTGAGGCGGTAGAATGGCGCGCGATCGCCGGATTGTTGACCGTGGTGCAAGGACAACTGAGTGCGGAAGGTTTCCAGGAAACTTTGCAACAATTGCGCTCTCAATTCCTCCCCGCGATCGGGGTCGATGGCTACGATTACATTCCAGAATTATTGCAAAAATATCGGGAATTTTTGGAGTAA
- a CDS encoding L,D-transpeptidase — translation MVRGEFLFQRWLGLSFTALFLLLSGLDSARAQTDREAGDRLATANIPLTDYNPQLPPLGDYSKFIPFEEHYRDSYRLGTTRLVIKLSERRVYVYRNEKVATSYPIAVGKTGWETPTGSFQVIQMLRDPIWEHPWTGELVYPGPDNPLGARWIGFWTDGKDSIGFHGTPNESLIGQAVSHGCIRMYNKDILSLYAQVDVGTPVIVEP, via the coding sequence ATGGTGCGAGGAGAATTTCTATTTCAACGTTGGCTTGGCTTGAGTTTCACCGCCCTATTTCTGTTGCTATCGGGGCTAGATTCGGCTCGGGCCCAGACCGATCGCGAGGCGGGCGATCGCCTGGCAACAGCCAATATCCCCCTAACAGATTACAACCCCCAATTACCTCCCCTCGGCGACTACTCAAAATTTATTCCTTTTGAGGAACATTATCGCGACTCCTATCGTCTGGGAACGACTCGATTGGTGATTAAATTAAGCGAACGTCGCGTTTACGTTTACCGTAACGAAAAAGTCGCTACGAGTTATCCGATCGCCGTCGGAAAAACAGGATGGGAAACGCCGACCGGAAGTTTTCAAGTGATTCAAATGTTACGGGATCCGATTTGGGAACATCCCTGGACGGGGGAACTGGTTTATCCCGGTCCGGACAACCCCTTGGGCGCACGTTGGATCGGCTTCTGGACCGATGGAAAGGACTCGATCGGCTTTCACGGAACCCCCAATGAAAGTTTAATCGGACAGGCTGTTTCTCACGGTTGTATTCGCATGTACAACAAGGATATTTTGAGTTTATACGCTCAAGTTGATGTCGGGACTCCGGTGATTGTGGAACCCTAA